AGATGCATCAAAGTCCAGTATTGGTTGCCTTTGCTGACCCTCTGAGAGTACAGAGGTGACTTAATGTAAAGACCAGGCAAGAGAATTACCTTGCAGTTCTTCCACCAATATTTTCTCTTCAACTTGGCAGCACTTGTTTCAAATTGGGAAGCTCCTGCCTGCAGTGCATCTGCACGGTCATCTAACTCAGAGAGCTTCTGATCTCTTTCCAGTACCTTATCCACGTTGACTCTCATGATGTCCACCACCTGAATGAATATGATCACACCAAGTTACtcataaaggaaaggaagaacaaaagttCTCAATAAAATTCACTGGCACATTTTTTTCAGCTCATCACTTTATTACTTTGAGccaaactttaatttaaaaaaaaggggggctcaccctttcatgatgaaaacactcagcaaaccaggaacagaagggaacttccttaacaTGATAAAGGGCATTAACATCCATGCTCAAGACATGGATGTTTTTGTGAAAGACAAAAAGCTTTTCCCCTCAGATCagaaacaaggatgcccactttctaCTGCTGCTCAACACTCTTCTGGAagttctggccagagcaattaggcaagaaaaagaaataaaaggaattcaaattggaaaggaagaagtaaaatgatcactatttgcagatgatatcatacatagaaaatcccaaagaattcaCACAAAAAACCTACTTGagttaataaacaaattcagtagaGTTTCAGAGTCCAAgatcaacatccataaatcaatgtGTTTCCTATactagcaaagaaaagaaaattaagaaaacaattccatatacaatagcatccaaaagaataaaatatgtagggaTAAATtgaaccaaggaggtaaaagacttgcacactaaaaactattaaaactgcTGAAATTAAACCCCTAATTAAATAGGAAGACATCCAATGTACATAgactggaagacaatattgttaagatggtgCTACCCCCCCAAAGTGATGTACATAtgtacagattcaacacaatctctatcaaaattccaatggccttttttaaaaatttatttacagaagtggaaaagccaatcctcaaatttttaaggaattgcaagggaccccaaatagccaaaacaatactgaaaaagaaaaacaaaattggaagactcacactttccaatttcaaaacttactacaaagctacaataatcatagtgtggttctggcataaggataaacatatagaccaatggaatagaattgagagtccagaaatcaaCCCAAACAACACAAATTgatttgacaagggtgccaagactattcaatgggggaaagaacagtctcttcaacaaatggtgccgggaCAAGTGGatagccacatacaaaagaatgcaGCTGGATCCCTATCTCaccccatatacaaaaattactcaaaatggatcaatggatttgacaccaaaagcaagagCAACaaggaaaatagataaattggactttataaaaattaaaaccttttgtgcatcaaaagacattatcaaggatatgaaaagaaaattcatagaatggaagaaaatatttgcaaatcatgtatctgtaaaggatttaatatccagaatatataaagaactcttatcactcaacaacaaaaagagaaactacccaattaaaaaacgggcaaggGACTTAAACGGACATTTCTACAAAggatatatacaaatggccaacaagcactgaaaagatacttaacatcactggtcattaaggaaatgcaaatcaaaaccacaatcagagatactacttcatacccactaggatggctataattaaaaaaacggaaaataacaagtgttggtgataGAAACAGGAAACTTGAACACTGCTAgtggggaaaataaaatggtgcagccactagggaaaagtatggaggttcctcaaaaagttaaacacagagttaccatataacccagcaattctactagataacatacccaagagaaatgaaaacatatgtccacacagaaacttgtacgcaaatatttatagcagcattattcataatagccaaaaggtggaaacgactaaaaaaatccatcaacagatgaatgaataaacaaatcaaaagTGTACAcatgcagtggaatactactcagccataaaaggaacGAGGCACTGATAgatgctacaacttggatgaacactgaaaacatcgtgctaagtgaaagaagccagacacaaaaggccgcAGATTGTATGATctcttttatattatatatccAGAACCGGCAAATCTATGGATACAGAAAGCtaattagaggttaccaggggatgGAAGAAAGGGGGAATGCGGAGTGATTAACTGCTTATAGGGTGttcttctggggtgatgaaaaaattGTGAAACTACACAGAagtaatggttgcacaatattgtgaatataccaaataccactgaattgtacacttaaaaatggttaattttatgttgtgaatttcacctcaactTAAAAAAACTCTCTTTAGAATTCCTTTGGCTAAGAAAAAGGACCCAATTTGATTTCATAAGTAAACAAAAGTTTCATGCAGGATGGAATTCGAATGAGTTTCTTAGCATGAACatataaaattttcagaattaaCTTTGTAACAAAACCATCAGACCAAAATATTAccatatgatttaaaaaatggaatctaACATTAAGTTTCTCTCAGCTTTTTAAGGTAGCTAAATGCAGAAAGACCAACATATCCTTGTTGGACACTGACAGCTTTTAGGACTATGGAAATCCTAGTCTGAATTTCTCAAACAATCTTCTGTTGTGGGTCTGCATACCTCGGGCAGAACAAAAGATGCTGTGAAGGTTCTCTAACTCAAGAATTCCACAAACATAGATCTGTGGGGCTAGAGCAGTTTGCCAGCATCTGCCTTCTGTATGTCAATGGGCAACAAGTGACAGTGAATTCTGCAGAGGCCTGCTCAGGCTGGGTAACAGTAAGTCAGGCTACTGGAACAGCATTCTGATGAAAAGTCTGGTCAGAAGGACTGGTCCTGGCTTGAGCAATTTATAGACCTAATCCTTAAAATTCTATTACCCTATTTTATAAAGtggttccttttccttttccttttttttttgttgaggcaAAATACGTATTATGGAGTGGTTCTTGAGGGGATGTTCTCTGGGAGGGGCGTTTGTGTTTTAGTTATGTGATTCAGTCACAGGAAAGCAAGCATGAAACCAGGAGAATCTGACATCTCAGAAGCTTAGACCAGGGCTTTCAGAAGAATAGGGGGCGAGTTTTTGTCACATTTATGATACAGTCAAAATTTACTTTATATTCACACTTTTATGATACTTTttcaaaacagaataatttctaGAGTGTTCCCATGTTGGTTAAAAATTCATGTTTTCACCATTTCAGAGAAATACCTCATCCACTTGATTCTGTGTCTGCTGAAGTCTTCGACTACTGCCAGAGGCAGAGCTTGCACCTGCAGGCGCAGCTGTAGACCTGAAACATGCAGAGGCACGAGGAAATTACGATTCCAAGTACGTTTCTGTAAGTATGAAGATGTTATTCCACGACCCTCAGTGTTAGGCATTTCAGaactaaaggagaaaatctttcctGCAGTATGAACGAAGGTTCTAATGGCATTTCTTCTAATTCCTCTATAATTTCCAAGATTCTCCCACGTGTTAAAAGCGACGAGGGCTGAAGTGAAGGCTGAATAAGATCCGCTTTGTGCCACTGAGGCCCCTGATGCTAAGATAGGGAGACGCTACTTCCCAACTGTTTCATTACTTGTTTTAAGGCATACATCTACTTAAATGCACTCAGTACTCTTCTGATCTTTTCACTGTGGCCAGAATGGTTTTCACAGTTATGAACAATTATAGAATGCCCTTTTTCCAGTATGGAGAAATAGATTCATTTACAGAAACAAGGTTAGGAACTCCAGGTTAGGGGATGGGGAGTGGAGGGGTGGGAAAGGCGAGATGAAGCAATGCTGCCGCTCTTAAAAGGAGCTCCTCttttaaaatcctcatcaaaTGCTTTATTTCTCTACAGGCAGAGCTTTCTTGACCACTCTGGCTGTGAAGTCCTTATTGCTTGCATTACTCAGTTGGCAACGCTTTGatttttcagatatatatataatgtctTACCTTCCCTAACAGATCACAGACTCCTGTGTCTTAGAGGTCTCTTCCTTGTATCCAAGATGGCGCCTAGCATGGGTCTTGCATACAACAGCCACTGATTCATTTTATTCAACAGTTATTTTATACCTATCATGTGTCAAAGACCAGGGACGCAGCAGATCCCAACCCTGCCCTCAGTTTACTGTCTGATAGATTATAGCAAAGGACCATGTACTGGTGCATTTTCTTCAAGCgtttcctcatttaatcctagtaagtttttgaggaagatacTACAATTAACCCCTTTTTATAGACAAGTAAAGTGAGGTTTAGAAAGTCAACACGCTGGCCACAGTGGAGCCTGTGTTTAGACCAGGTGCTGTGTAATTCCACAGATCTAGATCTTAACCCCTGTGCGCTACTggcacagcagcctcagtgagaACACGCTCGAATGGTGTCCCGAGTTCCTAGAAGGAACCCAGGGAAAGCACccattcctttctcctctgtAGGTGAGCAGTGAGCAGGCTGGAAGGGTGACAGAGGGTCCTTGTGATTCTTGACAGCATTCTCTGGATGTCACCATGGGAAACTCCACGTTTTCAAGAGCCACTAAAAGAGTGCTTCTGcttcaaaagagagagagggccCACAGCTACGCTATGCTCCTGAGTCCACTCTGACCACAGGTGCCTCAAGGCAGAGCCAAGGTCCTTCCCCAGCAACTTCCGGAGCCCAGCCCAGCATCAGGCAGCGAGCAGGCGCTCCAAGACCGAGGCAGCGGCCACCACTCCTCTCAGGGATcttgaggggaaggagaaggggaagggaaagaggtgGGGCGGAacaggggcggggtggggggcgctCCCCACCCCCGGGAAGTCCCCGCCGCCCCGCCCTCGTCCCTTCCGCGTCGTCCGAAGGCCGCGGGGCCCTTCGGGGCGGTCGGCTGTGCCTCGGGGTCGGCCCGGCCCATCTGCAGCCCGcaaccccggggccgccgcccacCCCAGGCCTCGGGAGCCCCCGCAGTCTCGGCCCGCCTCCAAGCGGCGGGCGGTGGGACCCGGCCAAGCAGGGGTGCCAGCCGTGGGCCGCCGTCCCCGGGGCCCGAGGCCGCCTCGCGTCGTGTCACTCACATTttggcggcggcggctgcgggcGAGGGTCTACTGAGTGGCGCAGCGGCACCGGAGGCCGGGGACCTGAGCGGAGCGGCTGCAGCGGCGCCGGGGCGATGACGTCACCAGGCGGGGCCGACGGATGGGCGGGGGCGCGCCGGAAGGGGCGTGGCCTGGCGAGACTAGGCCGGAGTGCGTCGTGAGGCGGCGGGCGTGGCCGCGGGTGAGGGGGTTGCGAAGCTGCAGCGGACTGCGGCCGCGCTGGGGGCCGGTCGGTGAGCGCCGGCTGGCCCTCCTCACCGCCGCCGGTGCGGACCAGAGGGCACGTGATGCCTTAGGCTCCAGAAGGGGACTGTGTAGGCAAATAAGGGTCGGGGCGTTAAACGGTATTCTGGGCCCTTGGGCCATTTTTGTGGCCGTGACAATATTGGAGACAGCCTGTGTCCCTCATTTACCTGGTGGTCCTGGAGACCACGTGTTTCCAAGAAACTGTTTAAATTGAGATAAGTCCGTTTGGGGTATTTATCACAGGCATGGATTGGGTTAGATTCCCTCTCTTCTTGCACTTATTTGTGACAACAGATGTTTGTCATTGCACAGACCATATTATAATCTGTTTATAGGTTTACATCAGGGACTGTCGTTTCTGCATTTTTGTATTCCTGGGCCCTAGCACAGAGCAGGTCCTCAGCTTTTCGTTGGATGGAGGCGGAGGCACAAATGTGAATGCAGTGATTGACTTTGCAACATATTTGTTACCGAAAGTAGTCCTACCAACATAGACAAatcctaccttaacaaacaaaatactaacaaacgcTAATAGGTTGACTGGCAGATtagatgagaaatgaaaaataaaataaatactgaacTGTCTTCTCCAACTTTAAGTGGAGTAATTTGAAAAGGGAGATGTTAGCGTGTATGAGAATAAACGAGCGAGTGCCACAGAAGAGGTCGGATTTGAGTTGGGTAAGCAGCTAAAGAGCACTTTCCAGGCAAGGGATGGACAAAGACATGAGTGGAAATAGACTTGGTTTGCACAGACCAACCAGGGGGTGTAGGTTGGGACATAGTGGAAGTAAGATTGGATAAAGAGCAAAGATAAACAAGAGAGGAAATTGTTATTTAAATGCAGTGGCTCTAGAAAGTTGGGAGATCCATTATGCAAAATTTGTGGGGCAGCAACACTGAGAAAGATTAGATGGAAGAGGAACTACCGGGGAGGCAAGATGAGGATCTGCAGTAAAAGGGAATGAGACAAAGATGAGAGAATACTCAGACTGACAGCAGCTGTCAGCTGGAGAGCAGCTTTTAAAACTTCAGAGATTTTAACTGAAAAAGTGAATTTAGATTGGTGTCTTTATCTTTCAAATAACTGCACTTAGACAAATGATTGACATGTTGAGAAGTCCCTGAGAAGATAATTGAAAAGCAAGTGTTCAAGGAACAGTGGCTCTactaagagatttttttctttcatggacaTATCCGAAACTATTTAACATTCAGTGTCAAAACATTGTATCTGGGGGTGGgctggtggcccagcggttaagttcgcaccttccacttcggtggcccggggttcgctagttcagatcccgggtgcagacatggcaccgcttggcacaccatgctgtggtaggcatcccacagagaggaagatgggcatggatgttagctcagggccagccttcctcagcaaaaagaggaggattgacagcagatgttagctcagggctaatctcgctcaaaaaaaccaaaaaagacccACTGTATCTGGATGGAAGGAAATACCTGAAATTATTTCATATGGTTTAAATGTGCTGATCACCTTGGATTTCAATATCAGGTAAAGTTaaagcaaaacacacacatagtatggggaaattttcttcatttttaatttacagcagaaagaatataaagcattcagaaaacattttccatattttaaggGCAATTCAAAACATTTTGCATGGTTTCCAGCAGCTGAGTTCTTCAACAGATCCATTGATTCAATGATGCTTTACATGcacaattacaaaaataaaacttacaaAAAAGAAGACATCTAGACTAGTTTTACATGCAAGTCTCAGGGACCCCCCATTGGGCGCCAACTACTGTGTGGAACTGCCATAAGCGACCGTGCAGCCAGAGAGGGGTTCGAGTTATTGTCTTTATTTCGTTCACACAGTACAGCTGATTTCAAATGGGTAACAAGAGTAGCAATTAAGTCTTCAGGAGACAGAATAAGATTAGctattaattttataatgaaatccTACTCCTGGCACTTGGGAATTCAGATTATCCAAGAAAGCTGCGCTTACCTATCATCTTATATTCAAAATTAAGATTCACAACCAAGAAAAAGCGGTCAGAAATGCTCTGTTTGAGTGGAAGTGCATTCTCACCTCACCTAGGATTCACACCTGTATCGGTAGGTTACACTGGTAGATTCTGAACCTACTTCCTATCCCCTCCGTAAGAACCCTCCTAATTCTATGCAAGTTTTTATCTTCCAGAATTTTCTAACTTACTCAGCTAATAATGTAGCatgtgaaacattaaaaaataaataaatgaatgtgagGTTTGTTAAAGCAAATCCACTGAGGTCATTACTCTTGTCGAAAGATCAGTTATTTGTACCATAATAAATGGAATAAACATATCTAAATTCAGTATTAATATAGGATATTCTGAAAGAGCTGGCTTTCACATTCTATTCCCATTTATGAAtgcaattgtgtgtgtgtaaattacTCAGTGTCCTCCTATAGGCCAAACTGTGTCAAATAATAGGTGTTTGGGGGACTGCAACAGCTGCAACTTAACccacacatttaaaaa
The genomic region above belongs to Equus caballus isolate H_3958 breed thoroughbred chromosome 2, TB-T2T, whole genome shotgun sequence and contains:
- the VAMP3 gene encoding vesicle associated membrane protein 3, giving the protein MSTAAPAGASSASGSSRRLQQTQNQVDEVVDIMRVNVDKVLERDQKLSELDDRADALQAGASQFETSAAKLKRKYWWKNCKMWAIGIIVVVIIIIIIIVWSFS